CGGGCTGGCCACGGACTTCGGCGTCACCGTGGACGAGGACGAGGAGGAGGCCGGCGCGTCGGCCCCGGTGACGGTGCCCGCCCAGCAGTCCGTCCCGGACGGGACCGCGCCGGACCAGGGGTACGGCTACCCGCAGCTGCTGTCCGCCCCGCCGATGCCGGAGACGGCGCCGGAGGTACCGCCGCAAGCGCCCCTCACGGCGCCGGAGGTACCGCCGCAAGCGCCCCTCACGGCGCCGGAGATGCCGACCCAGCCCGCGCCGTTCCCGATGCCGCCGCTGCTGCCGGAGCCGGAGGGCTTCGCCCTGCCGCCCCAGGGCCCGCAGTTCCTGTCGGTCGGCTGAGGCCGAGGCTGAAGCTGAGGCACGGGCCCCGGACCGGGAGCCGGGCCCGGCCCCGGGTCGGACCCGGCCGAAGCCGGGCCCGCCTCAGCTCACCTCAGCTCACCTCAGCTCAGCTCAGCTCACCGGCTTGTAGCCCCGCTGCCACTGGAGGCCCCAGCCGTACAGCCGGTCGAGTTCCGCCTGGAACCCGTACACGTACTTGGCCTCGCGGCGGACCTTCAGCACCCCGTCCCGGTTCTCGATCAGCGCCACGGCACAGGAGCGCGCCTGCGCGGCCTGCTGGTCGAGCTTGACCTCGATCGGCTTCCCGCCCGGGGGGAAGAGGGTCACCAGGGCGTGGGTGCGGTCGAAGGCCGGGGTCTCGTCGTAGATGTAGACGAAGATGAGCAGCCGCCGGAAGGAGTCCTTCTTCGACAGGTCGATGTACATCGTCTCGCCCGAGGGCGCACCGGAGCGGTCGTCGCGGCTGAGCTTGATGAACGGCGAATGCTGGAGGTCCCCGTACAGCTCGCCCAGCGGCTGGATCACCCCCTTGGTGCCGTCGGTCAGTTCGTACAGGCAGCCGAGGTCCAGGTCGACCGCGGTCGGCTGCGCCGAGGCCACCGGCAGCGGCATCGGCTTGAACAGCGTCGGGCGCAGCAGCCCCCGCCAGACCTCGCCGGAGCTGCGCCGGGCCGGGCCCTCCTCCCGGTTGGTCCAGTGCAGGTTGACCTGCATCGTCCCGGCGACCACGCCCTTCTCGGTCAGCGCCACCTCGGGTGAGCCCTTGCTGAGCGTCACCCGGTCCACACCGGCGTCGAAGCTCGCCTCGGCCCGGCGCAGGAAGTCCTTCAGTCCAGCCATCGTCCACCCCCCAATCCGGGCCAGGCCGCCACCGCGCCTGACAGCCAGTCATCACCATCGAACTACCCAGCGAAGACCCGTCGCGCACCACTCTTCCGCAACGGCCGGGGCCCGGTCGGGGCGCCGTCGGCGCAGGGCCGGAACCGGAGCCAAACCGTCCGAAAGCCGACGGCCCGACGGACCTGCGGCACCGCCGGAATCCCGCGCAATCCCCGGCGCGGCAGCCTACTTGACGCCGACCCAGCCGTGCTCGTCCATCCATCCCGGCAACGGCCGGCACATCCCGCCGAGCCACGAACAACCGCTCGTACGGAGTGCCCGCGCACCACCGAGGAACACCCCTCCCCCGGGGGACAACCGCCCCGCGCGTACGATGTGCAACCCTGCAACGCGATATCGTCTCCCCGCACGCGTGTCGCGGCGTCAGTTCCGCCGCATCTGGGGGACACGGCAGTCGCACCCGGTGCCGTCAGGCGCCACCCCGGTTACTGTCCCGTCCCCTGCCGCCCGACCCCGAAGCCGAGGCCCTACCGCATGAACCTTTCCTCCATACAGCTGGTGTGGCTGGTCATCGCCTGCGCGACCGCACTCGCCGTCGCTGTGATCATGGGCCTGCTGCGTTCCAAGAAGCCCAAGCACGCCGCGCCCGCCGGTGGCGGTGACGACTCCTGGGAGCGCAGCGAGGCCCGCCGCCGCCGCAAGGAGGCCCTCTACGGCAGCGCCTCCTACGTGCTGCTGTTCGCCTGCGCCTCGGTCGCCGCCGCGCTCTCCTTCCACGGGCTGGTCGGCTTCGGCCGGGAGAACCTGAACCTGTCCGGCGGCTGGGAGTACCTGGTGCCGTTCGGCCTCGACGGGGCGGCGATGTTCTGCTCCGTGCTGGCCGTCCGCGAGGCCAGCCACGGCGACGCGGCCTTCGGCTCGCGCATGCTGGTGTGGCTGTTCGCCGGCGCCTCCGCCTGGTTCAACTGGGTGCACGCCCCCCGTGGCGGCATGCACAACGGCGCACCGCAGTTCTTCGCCGGCATGTCCCTCTCCGCCGCCGTCCTGTTCGACCGCGCACTGAAGCAGACCCGGCGCGCGGCGCTGCGCGAGCAGGGGCTGGTCCCGCGCCCGCTGCCGCAGATCCGAATGGTGCGCTGGCTGCGCGCCCCCATCGAGACCTACCGCGCCTGGTCGCTGATGCTGCTGGAGAACGTCCGCACCCTGGACGAGGCCGTCGACGAGGTCCGCGAGGAGAAGCGCGACCGCGAGGCCGCCGCGCAGCGCCAGCGCAGCGAGAACCGGCGCGAGCGCGCCGAGTTGAAGGCCCTGTCGCGCTCCGCCCCGCTGCGCGAGCTGACCACCCTGGACGCCTCCGGCGGCAGCGAGCAGGCCGCCGCGCTGGAGCCCGTCTCCCCGCGGGGTCTGCTGCCGCACCGCCGGCGCCGCGAGGTGCTGGAGCCGGTCGGCACCCAGACCGGCTCCGAGGTCCAGGGCGACGAGGAGGTGGACGCGATCCCGCGTCTGGACTCCCTGGAGAAGAAGCTCAAGGACCTGGAACAGCAGTTTGGCTGAGTCCGGCACAGGTGACCCCCGTACAGTGTCACCATGATTGCCAGGCCTGCGACCTCCTCCACGTTGAAGGAGATCAACCTCCGTACCGTCCTCGATGTCATCCGTACCGCGCCGCCGGTCTCCCGGGCGGAGATCGCGCGGCGGACGGGCATCTCCAAGCCGACCGTCTCGGCGCTGCTCCAGGACCTCCTGGAGATGGGCCTGGTGTCCGAGACGGTCCGCGAGGAGCTGGGACCGACCTACGGCGCACTCTTCTTCGCCCCGCGCCCCGAAGCCGCCCACGTCCTCGCACTGGACGTCGGCGCCCGCCGGCTGCGCGGCGCCGTCGCCGACCTCGAAGGGGCCGTCCACATCCGCCGTGACGTCCCGGTGGAGGGCATGGACGCGCACCAGGTGGTCGGCACCGCCGCCGCCCTCGCCGAGGAGCTCTGCGCCGAGGCCGGGATCAACCGCTCCGCCCTCCAGCACGCCGCGATCGGCGTCCCCGGCGTGGTGGACCGCCGCGACGGCCGGATCTGGCAGGCCACCAATGTGCCGGCGCTCGACGGCTTCCTGGCCCGGGACGCGTTCGAGAAGGCACTCGCGCTGCCGGTCACCGTGGAGAACGACATCCACCTGGCCGCCCTGGGCGAGCAGCGGCACGGCACCGGCGGCAGCACCGGGACGGACGCCGAGAGCTTCGTCTTCCTCTCCGTCGGCACCGGGGTGGGGGCCGGGCTGATCCTCCACGGCGAGCTGCACCGGGGCTTCGCGGGCGCGGCCGGCGAGCTGGACTGCGCGCTGGAGCCGGAGACCTTCGACGACAACGACCCCTGTGCGGTCGCGATCCTGCAGTTCGCGGCGCGACGGCTGCCGGGCCATCCGGACCTGAGCACCGAGCAGGTCTTCGAGCTGGCCCGCGCGGGCGACGAGGACGCCTGCGCGGTGGTCGACGAGGAGGCCCGGCGGATCTCCGGCTACCTCTCGACCGTCGCCGCGGTGGTCGACGTGGAGCTGGTCGTCCTCGGCGGCGGCATCGGCCTCAACGGCGACCTGCTGCTGCCCCGGATCCGTCGGCGGCTGGAGGAACGGCTGCCCTATCCCCCGGTGGTGGGGATCTCCGCGCTCGGCGACGCCGCCGTGCTCACCGGCGCGGTGGCCGTGGCCACCCGCGCGGCGCTGGAGCAGATCCTCAGCCTCCGCTTCGGCGCGCCCGGACGCCGCCGGGGCTGACCCGCCCGGTACCGACGGCAGAGCGGCGGTGGGCCCGGTCCGGGCCCACCGCCGCTCCGTGGTTCCACCGCTGCTAGGCCGGGCCGGGGGGCGTTCCGGCCTCCAGTGCGATCCGGCGGTTCCGCAGCATCGAGGAGAGCAGCGCCAGGCCGATGAAGGCGACGCCGATCAACCCGGTGACGATCTCCGGGATCTCGTACTCGATGGAGACCATCAGGATGACCGCCAGCGCGCCGATGGCGTAGTGGGCACCGTGCTCCAGGTAGACGTAGTCGTCCAGGGTGCCCTGGCGGACCAGGTAGACCGTCAGCGAGCGGATGTACATGGCGCCGATGCCCAGGCCCAGGGTGATCTGGAAGATGTCCTGGCTGATGGCGAAGGCCCCGACGACGCCGTCGAAGGAGAAGGAGGCGTCGAGCACCTCCAGGTAGAGGAAGAGGAAGAACGCGGCCTTGCCCGCGACCAGCACGGCGGACTTGCCGCCGGGCTTGGCCACAGCGCCCTCCTCCGCCTCCTCGCCGTCCTCGTCCTCGCCCGCGCCCTCGAAGAGGTCGGACAGGCCGCTGACCGCCAGATAGGTGGTGAGTCCGGCGACACCGGCCAGCAGTACCGTTTCAGCACGGTCCCCGGCGAAGAACCGGGCCGAGAGCATCAGCACCACCATCGACACCACGACCGAGAGCTGGTTGAGCTTGCCGACCTTCTCCAGCGGGGCCTCGACCCAGTGCAGCCAGCGGACCTCCTTCTCACCGAGGATGAAGTCCAGGAAGATCATGAGCAGGAACATCCCGCCGAAGGCGGCGATGGCCGGGTGGGCGGCGTTCAGGTGCTGGGCGTAGGTGAGGCCCTGGTAGGTCTTGCCGGAGTCGAGGGCCAGCTCGACCACGGTCTGCGGGCCGATGTGCGCGGTGAGCGCGACCACCAGCAGCGGGAAGACCAGCCGCATGCCGAAGACGGCGATCAGCACGCCGACGGTAAGAAAGATCTTCTGCCAGAACGGGGTCATCCGCTTGAGGATGGTGGCGTTGATGACCGCGTTGTCGAAGGAGAGCGAGATCTCCAGGACGGAGAGGATCAGCACGACACCGAAGCCGTCCGCCCCCCAGAAGTAGGCGGCCGCCGCCAGCCCTAGCGCGGTGATCCCGAAGGACCAGCCGAAGGTACGGAGTAGCACAGGGGTCAGTCCCTTTCGGTAGCGTGCGGCAACAGCGGCGACGGGGGCCACCGTTCGACCGGTTCGCCGCGGTCCGGACGACCCCCGTACCCTGCCGCACGTTCTCTTACTGAACGTTAACCCCGAAGTCTAGGGCGATGCCCCTGAGCCCCGACGCGTACCCCTGCCCCACGGCGCGGAACTTCCACTCGTTGTTGTAGCGGTACAGCTCGCCGAAGATCATCGCGGTCTCGCTGGAGGCGTCCTCGGTGAGGTCGTAGCGCGCCAGCTCCTGGCCGTCCGCCTGGTTCAGCACCCGGATGTAGGCGTTGCGGACCTGGCCGAAGCTCTGCAGCCGGGACTCCGCGTCGTAGATCGAGACCGGGAAGACGATCTTGTCCACCTGTGGCGGGACCATCGTCAGATTGACCTTCACCACCTCGTCGTCATCGGCCCCGGTGCCGCCGACCAGGTCGTCGCCCATGTGCTCGACCGAACCCTCGGGGCTCTTGAGGTTGTTGTAGAAGACGAAGTACTCGTCGCCGAGCACCCGGCCGGCCGAGCAGAGCAGGGCGCTGGCGTCCAGGTCGAAGTCGGCCCCCGTGGTCGCCCGCGCCTGCCAGCCGAGACCGATCTGCACGGCCGTCAGATTGGGTGCGGCCTTGGACAGTGAGACGTTGCCGCCCTTGGCGAGCGTGACACCCATCCGTTCTCCCCTTCCTGGAACAGCCCGGCCACCGACCCGGACCAGGCTCTGCGCGAAGTCTAAGCTCCTCCGTCCGCCCGGGGACCGCAACGCCCCCGTCCCGGCCTCCGGTGCCCGCCACGACGCCGCGAGGGCCGACCCGATCCGGGCCGGCCCTCGCGGAAGGCACCGCTGTGCGGCCGGGAGGCCGGGGTCAGACGTTGACGCCGAAGTCCTGGGCGATCCCGCGCAGGCCGGAGGCGTAGCCCTGGCCGATGGCGCGGAACTTCCACTCGGCGCCGTTCCGGTAGAGCTCGCCGAAGACCATCGCGGTCTCGGTCGAGGCGTCCTCGGTGAGGTCGTAGCGCGCGATCTCCTGGCCGGTGGCCTGGTTGACGATCCGGATGTACGCGTTGCGGACCTGGCCGAAGCTCTGCAGCCGGGACTCCGCCTCGTAGATCGAGACCGGAAACACGATCTTCGCCACGCCGGCCGGCACGCCCGCCAGGTTGACCTTGATGACCTCGTCGTCGCCCTCGCCCTCACCGGTGAGGTTGTCGCCGGTGTGCTCGACCGAGCCGTCGGCGGACTTGAGGTTGTTGTAGAAGACGAAGTCCTTGTCCGAGACGACCTTGCCGGCCTCGGAGGTGAGGATCGCGCTGGCGTCGAGGTCGAAGTCGGCGCCCGTGGTCGTACGGGCTTCCCAGCCCAGACCCACGAGAACGGCCGTCAGGCCCGGCGCCTCTTTGGTGAGCGAGACATTGCCACCCTTGCTGAGGCTGACACCCACGAGTCCTCCAGTTGCAGGGGGAGCACATCGCCGTGCCCCCGTCAGTGCGGTTCGGTTACTGTCCAGCCAACGGCTCGATCGTAGTGTCGGGTTCCCCGACTACGCAGCCGCACCGCACCAACGGGTGCCGGGCGTGTCCGCCCGCGCCGTCAGAGCGCGGCGAGCGCGGCCAGGTATTCCTTCTGGTCACGGGCGTCCGGCAGGCCGTTGACGACGCTCCAGCGGACGATGCCCTCCTTGTCGACGACGAAGGTCCCGCGCACCGCGCAGCCCTTCTCCTCGTCGAAGACGCCGTAGGCGCGGGAGGCCGCACCGTGCGGCCAGAAGTCCGACAGCAGCGGGTACTCCAGGCCCTCGCGCTCGGCGAAGACCCGCAGGGTGAACGGCGAGTCGTTGGAGACCGCGAGGATCTGCACGTCGTCGTTCTGGAAGTGCGGCAGCTCCTTCTCCAGGCTGCACAGCTCGCCGGTGCAGACGCCGGTGAAGGCGAACGGGTAGAAGACCACGACGACGTTCTTCTCGCCGCGGAAGTCGGAGAGCTTGACCAGCTCGCCGTGCTGATTCTTCAGCTCGAAGTCCGGAGCCTCGGTGCCGAGCTCGATAGCCATGTGAAAACCCCTCAAGTGCTCGTGGGCCCCGCGCGCGTCGTGCGTGCGGGCAGCCCTGACCGGTCGTCGTGCCCGGCCCCATCCTGCCACCCCGTGATCGGGCGCCCGGCTCCGGTGCCCGCTCAGCGCATCCCGGGCAGCCGTCCGAGCAGTCCGACCACGCCGACGGCCCGGCGCAGCAGCGCGCCGCCGGGCAGTCCCGGCACCTGCTCCACCAGGGGGGCGAGCGCCATCAGCCCGCCGATCCGGTGCAGCCTGAGCTCGCCGCGGGCGATCAGGGCGGGCACCGCGGCGCGCCCGGCCGGGACGGCCAGCACGGTGGCCGCCGCGCCCTCGATCCCGGGGACGTCGGGGCGCCGTCCGGCGGCAGCGCCGAGGTGGTCCAGCCGCCCGCGTCGGCGCGGAAGACCCAGCCCCGGGTGCCTGCGCCCCAGACCCCGGCGGCGACGCGCAGCCCCTGTCGGCGGGCCAGCGCCCCCACCACGTCCACCAGGGCGGCCACGCCGGCGTCGGTGACCGGCTCGGGCACCGAAGCGCCGGGCAGCCGCAGCGCGGCGAGGGCGAGCTCGTGGCCCATCGCGTGGATCTGGGTGAGCAGCGGCAGCGGCCCGAGCGCGGAGTCGGGCTCGGCCAGGCCCAGGGCCGGCCGGGCGGCGGCCCGGTCCAGGGCGGTGGCGACCCGGTCCCTGGCCTCGGCGAGGGCCTCCAGGATCCGTCGGGGGTCGTCGCCCGAGTGGTCCCGCCTGTGCGGCTGGGAGCCCGCTGCGGGGCCCGCGCCGGAGCCGTCGGCGGCTCCGTCCCCGAGCAGGTCGAGGGCCTGGGCCAGCAGCCGGGCCAGCACCGGCCGCTCCGGCCAGGAGCCGAGCTCCGCCAGCGGCCCGATCCCCTGCCCGGCCGCCTCCCGTGCCGCGGCGAGCGTCAGCAGCGCGTCCCAGCCGCCGAGGACCCGCTCGCGCAGTTCCTGGGCCGGCCAGCCGGCCGCACCCCGCCGCAGGTCCGGTCGGGGGTCCGGTCGGAGGGTCCCGCCGCGATCGTCCATAGGGGCATTCTGCCCATCCTCCGGGGCCGGGGCAGCACGGAACGGCCCCCCGTGCACGCTCTTCGCGGGTGCACGGGGGGCCGGTTCCGTCACGGTGAGGTAGCTCCGTCAGCCAGTCGGCCCGTCAGCGCTTGCCTGCCTTGGCGGCCTTGGGGGTAGCCAGTCGAACAGCCGACCAGTCCTTGCTGACGGCCACGGTGCTGGTCTGGGAGAGGCCCGCGGTCTGTGCCGCGTCAGCGATCTCGCTGGCCTCCACATGCCCGGTACGCCCGGTCTTGGGGGTGAGCAGCCAGACGAGGCCGCCCTCCACCAGGTACTCCTGGGCGTCGACGAGGGCGTCGGTGAGATCGCCGTCCTCGCTGTCCTCGCGGAACCACATCAGCACGGCGTCTGCGACGTCGTCGTAGTCCTCGTCGACGAGCTCGGTGCCGGTGAGGTCCTCCACGGCCTCACGCAGATCCTGGTCGACGTCGTCGTCGTAGCCGAGCTCCTGGACCACCTGTCCGGGCTGGAAACCCAACCGGTTTGCCGGGTTGGACCTGTCCTCCGCGGGGTCCGCGGTCGCGCTCACGGGAATTGCCTCCTATATCCGACCCTGTCTCCTGAAGTCAGGGCTGTGGCGGTAGTCCACACGGGCGGGACGCTCAGCGCAAGTACCCGACGTCCGATCCCGCCCGTTCGATGATGTCCCACAACGCGACACGCCGCGCGACGTGACGCAGATCACTACTGTTTGCCCCAGTATCACCGACTATGACGATCGGCGCTGCGGATTTGCCGACTCCCCGCCCGGACACCCCCGACGGTCACCCTCCGCGTCCGCCGTCGACCCGTCGGTGACCGGCCCCGAACAGGGAGCAAGAGCATGGTCACAGCGGGCGTA
The Streptacidiphilus albus JL83 genome window above contains:
- a CDS encoding Tellurium resistance; this translates as MAGLKDFLRRAEASFDAGVDRVTLSKGSPEVALTEKGVVAGTMQVNLHWTNREEGPARRSSGEVWRGLLRPTLFKPMPLPVASAQPTAVDLDLGCLYELTDGTKGVIQPLGELYGDLQHSPFIKLSRDDRSGAPSGETMYIDLSKKDSFRRLLIFVYIYDETPAFDRTHALVTLFPPGGKPIEVKLDQQAAQARSCAVALIENRDGVLKVRREAKYVYGFQAELDRLYGWGLQWQRGYKPVS
- a CDS encoding DUF2637 domain-containing protein gives rise to the protein MNLSSIQLVWLVIACATALAVAVIMGLLRSKKPKHAAPAGGGDDSWERSEARRRRKEALYGSASYVLLFACASVAAALSFHGLVGFGRENLNLSGGWEYLVPFGLDGAAMFCSVLAVREASHGDAAFGSRMLVWLFAGASAWFNWVHAPRGGMHNGAPQFFAGMSLSAAVLFDRALKQTRRAALREQGLVPRPLPQIRMVRWLRAPIETYRAWSLMLLENVRTLDEAVDEVREEKRDREAAAQRQRSENRRERAELKALSRSAPLRELTTLDASGGSEQAAALEPVSPRGLLPHRRRREVLEPVGTQTGSEVQGDEEVDAIPRLDSLEKKLKDLEQQFG
- a CDS encoding ROK family transcriptional regulator; translation: MIARPATSSTLKEINLRTVLDVIRTAPPVSRAEIARRTGISKPTVSALLQDLLEMGLVSETVREELGPTYGALFFAPRPEAAHVLALDVGARRLRGAVADLEGAVHIRRDVPVEGMDAHQVVGTAAALAEELCAEAGINRSALQHAAIGVPGVVDRRDGRIWQATNVPALDGFLARDAFEKALALPVTVENDIHLAALGEQRHGTGGSTGTDAESFVFLSVGTGVGAGLILHGELHRGFAGAAGELDCALEPETFDDNDPCAVAILQFAARRLPGHPDLSTEQVFELARAGDEDACAVVDEEARRISGYLSTVAAVVDVELVVLGGGIGLNGDLLLPRIRRRLEERLPYPPVVGISALGDAAVLTGAVAVATRAALEQILSLRFGAPGRRRG
- a CDS encoding DUF475 domain-containing protein: MLLRTFGWSFGITALGLAAAAYFWGADGFGVVLILSVLEISLSFDNAVINATILKRMTPFWQKIFLTVGVLIAVFGMRLVFPLLVVALTAHIGPQTVVELALDSGKTYQGLTYAQHLNAAHPAIAAFGGMFLLMIFLDFILGEKEVRWLHWVEAPLEKVGKLNQLSVVVSMVVLMLSARFFAGDRAETVLLAGVAGLTTYLAVSGLSDLFEGAGEDEDGEEAEEGAVAKPGGKSAVLVAGKAAFFLFLYLEVLDASFSFDGVVGAFAISQDIFQITLGLGIGAMYIRSLTVYLVRQGTLDDYVYLEHGAHYAIGALAVILMVSIEYEIPEIVTGLIGVAFIGLALLSSMLRNRRIALEAGTPPGPA
- a CDS encoding TerD family protein gives rise to the protein MGVTLAKGGNVSLSKAAPNLTAVQIGLGWQARATTGADFDLDASALLCSAGRVLGDEYFVFYNNLKSPEGSVEHMGDDLVGGTGADDDEVVKVNLTMVPPQVDKIVFPVSIYDAESRLQSFGQVRNAYIRVLNQADGQELARYDLTEDASSETAMIFGELYRYNNEWKFRAVGQGYASGLRGIALDFGVNVQ
- a CDS encoding TerD family protein; this encodes MGVSLSKGGNVSLTKEAPGLTAVLVGLGWEARTTTGADFDLDASAILTSEAGKVVSDKDFVFYNNLKSADGSVEHTGDNLTGEGEGDDEVIKVNLAGVPAGVAKIVFPVSIYEAESRLQSFGQVRNAYIRIVNQATGQEIARYDLTEDASTETAMVFGELYRNGAEWKFRAIGQGYASGLRGIAQDFGVNV
- a CDS encoding peroxiredoxin, with translation MAIELGTEAPDFELKNQHGELVKLSDFRGEKNVVVVFYPFAFTGVCTGELCSLEKELPHFQNDDVQILAVSNDSPFTLRVFAEREGLEYPLLSDFWPHGAASRAYGVFDEEKGCAVRGTFVVDKEGIVRWSVVNGLPDARDQKEYLAALAAL
- a CDS encoding DUF3052 domain-containing protein, which codes for MSATADPAEDRSNPANRLGFQPGQVVQELGYDDDVDQDLREAVEDLTGTELVDEDYDDVADAVLMWFREDSEDGDLTDALVDAQEYLVEGGLVWLLTPKTGRTGHVEASEIADAAQTAGLSQTSTVAVSKDWSAVRLATPKAAKAGKR